The Brachionichthys hirsutus isolate HB-005 chromosome 3, CSIRO-AGI_Bhir_v1, whole genome shotgun sequence genome has a window encoding:
- the hint3 gene encoding adenosine 5'-monophosphoramidase HINT3, protein MAGVEATQAPNNDISGTGSVAAVGYNRKCTFCKVVNHEIETELLHCDEEMSCFRDIRPGAPHHYLVVPNKHVGNCKSLSKEHVPLVKRMVETGKVILQKNDITDLSDVRFGFHWPPFCSVTHLHLHVLAPVSQMGFISRFFYRLNSYWFITADQLIEHLSSKGETS, encoded by the exons ATGGCAGGAGTCGAGGCCACACAAGCTCCTAACAACGATATCTCCGGAACGGGCAGCGTGGCGGCTGTAGGATACAACAGAAAATGCACTTTCTGCAAAGTTGTGAACCATGAAATTGAAACGGAGCTTCTACACTGC gatgaggagatgtCATGTTTCAGAGACATCCGGCCTGGAGCTCCCCACCATTATCTGGTCGTCCCAAACAAACATGTTGGGAACTGCAAATCACTCAGTAAAGAACACGTCCCTCTAG TGAAGCGGATGGTCGAGACAGGGAAGGTGATCCTTCAGAAAAACGACATAACGGATCTCAGTGATGTCAG gttTGGTTTTCATTGGCCCCCGTTCTGCTCTGTCACACACCTCCACCTTCATGTCCTCGCACCAGTCAGCCAAATGGGCTTCATATCGCGCTTCTTCTATAGACTCAACTCCTATTGGTTTATAACA GCAGACCAACTGATAGAGCATCTGAGTTCCAAAGGAGAGACCAGCTGA
- the trmt11 gene encoding tRNA (guanine(10)-N2)-methyltransferase homolog translates to MATINSRSCFKYLLHLAQDNLEFRLPEIKALLALRGKPFQPNENFNEKSPFWCLDGLSEEDVRSIMARSVCAKSAFELWGHGPTHSELRTSLLNCPSENMSPFMINGSTYRINVYTFNKTLAFPDRIKKIDALEYLPFKGTVSLKSPQHIFSLLEDYGTDPNNIPEHPNYIYFGRWIADGQRDLICSHSVKNRHFIGNTSMDAGLSFIMANHARVKENDLVFDPFVGTGSLLVACSHFRAYVCGADIDYNTIHGKGRSSRKNHKWRGPDENIRANLRQYGAEKMYLDVLVSDASKHVWRQTALFDAIITDPPYGIRESTRRTGSCKDVVKPLDGSYVESHVPVSQVYYLSDIFTDLLNFSAHHLVMRGRLVYWLPIYRPEYSEQMIPLHPCLRLISNCEQMLSSHTSRRLITMEKIKEPQELDSLTHLVDSCFSPYQRHNAFREKYFSGVNKRSGKEDNKPDFNGE, encoded by the exons ATGGCGACCATCAATAGTCGCTCATGCTTCAAGTATTTACTACATCTCGCCCAAGATAATCTGGAATTCAGGTTGCCG GAGATTAAAGCTTTGCTGGCACTCAGAGGAAAACCATTCCAGCCTAATGAAAACTTCAATGAAAAG TCTCCTTTCTGGTGTCTGGATGGTTTGTCTGAGGAAGATGTCCGCAGTATTATGGCCAGATCTGTTTGTGCCAA GTCTGCTTTTGAACTATGGGGCCATGGACCAACACACAGTGAACTCAGAACATCCCTCTTGAACTGCCCATCTGAGAATATG TCACCATTTATGATCAATGGGTCAACGTACAGAATTAATGTCTACACTTTCAACAAGACTCTAGCGTTTCCTGACAGGATCAAAAAGATTGAT GCTTTGGAGTACCTTCCATTTAAAGGCACGGTGAGTCTGAAGAGCCCTCAGCATATCTTCTCTTTATTGGAAGATTACGGCACAGACCCAAACAACATCCCCGAACATCCGAACTACATCTATTTTGGACGATGG ATAGCGGATGGACAGCGTGACCTGATTTGCTCTCACAGTGTGAAGAACAGACACTTCATAGGGAACACCAGTATGGATGCTGGACTCTCATTCATTATGGCCAACCATGCTCGGGTCAAAGAGAATGACCTAGTCTTTGACCCATTTGTTGGCACTG gaAGCCTTTTAGTAGCATGTTCTCATTTCAGAGCCTATGTCTGTGGAGCAGATATTGATTACAATACCATCCATGGGAAAG GTAGATCAAGCCGCAAAAACCATAAATGGCGAGGACCTGATGAGAATATCAGAGCCAACCTGCGTCAGTATGGAGCAGAAAAGATGTATTTAGATGTCCTGGTGTCTGATGCATCCAAGCATGTGTGGAGGCAGACCGCTCTGTTTGATGCCATCATTACTGATC CTCCATATGGTATCCGTGAGTCCACCAGGAGAACAGGGTCCTGCAAAGATGTTGTGAAACCTCTTGATGGCAG ctacGTAGAGTCTCACGTCCCCGTCTCACAGGTGTACTACCTGAGCGACATCTTCACAGATCTGCTGAACTTCTCTGCCCACCACCTGGTAATGAGAGGGAGGCTGGTCTATTGGCTGCCAATCTACAGACCAGA GTACTCTGAGCAGATGATACCTCTACATCCATGTCTCCGGCTCATCAGTAACTGTGAGCAGATGCTATCCAGCCACACCTCACGGCGCCTGATCACCATGGAGAAGATCAAGGAGCCTCAG GAACTCGACAGCTTGACTCATCTGGTGGACTCATGCTTCAGCCCCTACCAGAGACACAATGCCTTCAGAGAGAAGTACTTCAGTGGAGTAAACAAGAGGTCCGGTAAGGAGGATAACAAACCAGATTTCAATGGGGAATGA
- the si:dkey-29b11.3 gene encoding actin-binding Rho-activating protein-like — METDKIPAATRLNEDAAVCTASVKGLKENWQKWSNERQEYQKHNPFSHDSRPSVVVPQWRQDDYGRPIYGSLTEQRGKDAQTHISREVQELCDVIKDIGVPRYTHDNSGKVITVKFGKLFEHYVTISNKLVGILLRARKQRLIDFDGEMLWQGQDDHVVISLLQ; from the coding sequence ATGGAAACAGATAAGATCCCTGCTGCCACTCGCTTAAATGAGGACGCTGCAGTGTGCACTGCATCTGTGAAAGGCCTAAAGGAGAACTGGCAGAAGTGGTCTAATGAGCGCCAGGAGTATCAGAAGCACAACCCCTTCAGTCATGATTCCAGACCCAGTGTGGTGGTCCCTCAGTGGCGGCAGGACGACTACGGGAGGCCTATATATGGTTCCCTGACAGAGCAGCGGGGGAAGGATGCTCAGACACACATCAGCAGAGAGGTTCAAGAGCTGTGTGATGTTATAAAGGACATTGGAGTTCCTCGATACACACACGACAACTCTGGGAAAGTGATCACTGTGAAATTTGGTAAATTGTTTGAGCATTATGTGACTATCTCCAACAAACTTGTGGGGATTCTTCTCCGAGCGAGGAAGCAGAGGCTAATTGACTTTGATGGTGAGATGTTGTGGCAGGGGCAGGATGACCATGTAGTCATTAGTCTGTTGCAATGA